Genomic DNA from Manihot esculenta cultivar AM560-2 chromosome 15, M.esculenta_v8, whole genome shotgun sequence:
cacatgccatacccacctttctacccaccatacccacagtaccctatgtacccacccccatctttctacccaggtatagcaaaccctaacccaggggatgttgcaccttctccaccaccagcagaaacccaagtacctaagcctagctcatctggagggagcaaggtcaagatgatcgattacatgaagctgggtgctccccagtttgaaacaggtgatgacctgTTTGAGTGccttgggagggtcaagatgattacagatgagataggagctgatgacagtagggGTGAGCACTGTTCGGtctgaaccgaaataaccgaccgaaccgatttaatttaataatttggttcggttttaaaataaaatcggttcggttcggttttaatttttaaaaatttcgggttggtcggttcggttcggttttggagtcaaaaTAATTcggtcgaaccgaaccgaccgaatttaATCTGAAACGTAACGTTTTATTATAGGTTATATCAATTCAGTTCACTTCCCATCCCATTCCCACGTCCTTCTTCACGCGGCACGATACCTTCATCTCTCTCAGACCAAATCCCTAATCTCATCCTTCGCCTCTTCATCTCTTTTCAGTCCCGTAGCCACAGCCACCCACACCAGTCGCCAGTCCCACAGCCACCCACCGGCCACCCATTGGCCACCCACCCTACCACCCACTCACCAAAGCCAgtctcttctctccatccttTGGCCTTTGCCGCTTCAGTTCCGCAGCCACGACCACCCACCCACCCAATCGCCAGTCCCACAGCGACCCACCAGCCACTCACACTGCCACCCACTCGCCAAAGCCAGAgtctcttctctccatccttCGCGTGTCTCTCTCACGGCCATCGCTCGTGTCTCTCTCTCATAGCCGTCGCTCGCGAGACTCTTTTCACTGTAAGTTTCATGAACTTAGCTTGTAAGTTTAGCTTGTAAGTTTCAGTGTTTGACAGCCGTCTCTCTCGCGAGATTTATTCTAGCTTGTAAGTTTCAGTGTTTGCTCTAGTTTTCAGGCACTTTTTATGAGAAAATTCTGCCCAAGTTTTGTTGGATTTTAGTTTACAATCATGTGGGAGTCTGAGAGTGAATCTGTTGTTGGTCGAGATTATGGTAATGGAGTTCTTAGCTCAAGCAAGCATGGCATCAAGACCGATGGGTTTGAGCTCAGGGGCCAGTCATGGTGTGTTTgctaaatgaaattaaaagttCTGTTCTTTTTCAAGTTTTGGTTTGTTTTTGCTAATAGTTTAGCTTCTAATCATTCTTCTGCAGGTATGTTGCAACTGATATTCCAAGTGATCTTTTAGTTCAGATTGGAGTTGTATATTTCCACTTGCATAAGGTAGTCATTTTACTTCTCTCAAGCTCCAAATTCAAACTTCAATGGCAGAAAAATTAGTTCTTGATTTATATTGACTACCCATTTTCTCCATTTCTGTTATTGCACAAGTATCCTCTGCTTTGTCGGTGTGGAAAAATGAACAGATTAATATATGAATCACGCGACCCAGACCTGAGTAAAATAGCATTAGATGATCTTCCAGGAGGAGCTGAAGGATTTGAGCTTGTAGCAAAGTTTTGCTATGGAATTGCTGTTGATCTGACAGCAGCCAATATCTCTGGCCTTAGATGTGCAGCAGAGTATGTAGAAATGACAGAGGACTTAGAAGAAGGTAATCTCATATTCAAAACTGAAGCTTTTCTTAGTTATGTGGTGTTATCATCATGGAGGGATTCTATATTAGTGTTGAAAAGCTGTGAGAAGCTCTCACCATGGGCGGAGAATCTCTAGATTGTAAGAAGATGCAATGAATCCATTGCCTGGAAAGCTTGTGCAAATTCGAGAGGGATCAGATGGGCATACACTGGAAAACCATCTATGATTGATTCAAGCCCAAGTAGAAATCAGTTGGTTTTTTAGGATGTTTCAATCCTTAGAATTGATCACTTTGTTAGAGTTATTACAGCAATTAAGCTGGTGAAGCTCAGTACCAACTCATTGATTAAGTATATTAGGTTAGAAGTTGTTGATTAATttggattttatgattaattgattggattttatgattaattaaatatattagatttaaataaattcttattaggcccaaattataatataattcaatgaaattagaaaaaaaactcaaaaaccgattttgaatcgaaccaaaccgaaaattataataca
This window encodes:
- the LOC122721972 gene encoding phosphatidylinositol 4,5-bisphosphate 5-phosphatase A-like, coding for MDSGSSSGLDSSRCVRRDKPHKGLCWFGTTAYYSCGQEGHMAREYPNVARTTQSQQMASSSVAQPVALAISQDKSSLPIPFPRPSSRGTIPSSLSDQIPNLILRLFISFQSRSHSHPHQSPVPQPPTGHPLATHPTTHSPKPVSSLHPLAFAASVPQPRPPTHPIASPTATHQPLTLPPTRQSQSLFSPSFACLSHGHRSCLSLIAVARETLFTFTIMWESESESVVGRDYGNGVLSSSKHGIKTDGFELRGQSWYVATDIPSDLLVQIGVVYFHLHKVVILLLSSSKFKLQWQKN